In Kwoniella newhampshirensis strain CBS 13917 chromosome 2, whole genome shotgun sequence, one DNA window encodes the following:
- a CDS encoding amidophosphoribosyltransferase: MSRHGSVNCYPVNPLPLPLPSTSLLPLDPPVNMCGILGLLLHDPLATQTNLAGTEIAEGLSLLQHRGQDAAGIVTCGSGGRFYQVKANGMVRDVFDSTAVAGLKGWMGVGHVRYPTAGSSAHAEAQPFYVNSPYGIVFAHNGNIVNTPALRQFLDVDAHRHINTDSDSELLLNILANNLQKTGKFRINEEDIFTAIGDLTKTCTGAYACVGMLAGFGLIAFRDPNGIRPAGIATRKGGRGGTDYLVASESVVAQALGFDGWEDIKAGEAIIITREKISRRQVAEPKVLAPDIFEYVYFARPDSTIDGISVYRSRMAMGEYLAETAKKELARVGLTVDVVIPVPDTSRVAALQLAQHLNIPYREGFVKNRYVGRTFIMPGQTQRRKNVRRKLNAMPMEFADKVVMLVDDSIVRGTTSKEIVQMAREVGARKIIFASCAPPIRYSNVYGIDMPSRHELVAHDRTPEEIADHIGADLVIFQTLDDLVKSCNSFNPAIKQFDCSVFTGEYVTGGVDNRYLDHIERLRNDKAKAKKTHQAVEQLEAQEAGCSGPMNGSDSLIGITRNDSIMGLANHSPKVGPTSMPSPNDTVGLHNSWYGQ, from the exons ATGTCCAGGCACGGTTCGGTCAACTGTTAC CCTGTCaatccacttccactcccacttccCTCTACCTCACTCCTCCCGCTTGATCCACCTGTGAACA TGTGTGGTATCCTCGGTCTGCTCCTTCACGACCCTTTGGCCACTCAGACCAATCTTGCGGGTACTGAGAT TGCTGAGGGTCtgtcccttctccaacacCG AGGACAAGATGCAGCAGGTATCGTCACTTGCGGGTCAGGTGGTCGATTCTATCAGGTCAAGGCAAACGGCATGGTCAGAGATGTCTTTGACTCCACTGCCGTCGCCGGTTTGAAGGGTTGGATGGGTGTTGGACATG TCCGTTACCCTACCGCAGGTAGCTCTGCTCATGCCGAGGCTCAACCTTTCTACGTCAACTCTCCTTACGGTATCGTCTTTGCCCac AACGGTAACATCGTCAACACCCCGGCTCTTCGTCAGTTCCTCGATGTTGACGCTCACCGACACATCAACACCGACTCCGACTCTGAGcttctcctcaacatcctcgCCAACAACCTTCAGAAGACCGGCAAATTCCGTATcaacgaggaggatatcTTCACCGCCATCGGTGATCTTACCAAGACCTGCACCGGTGCTTACGCTTGTGTTGGCATGCTCGCCGGTTTCGGTTTGATCGCTTTCAGGGATCCTAATGGTATCCGACCCGCTGGTATCGCTACTAGGAAgggtggacgaggcggCACGGACTACTTGGTCGCTAGCGAGAGTGTGGTCGCCCAAGCTTTGGGTTTTGACGGTTGGGAGGACATCAAAGCGG GCGAGgcaatcatcatcactcgagagaagatctcACGACGACAAGTCGCTGAACCTAAAGTCTTGGCTCCCGATATCTTCGAATACGTCTACTTTGCTCGACCCGACTCCACCATCGACGGTATCAGCGTGTACAGAAGTCGAATGGCTATGGGAGAGTACCTTGCAGAGACTGCCAAGAAGGAACTTGCTCGTGTGGGTCTCACTGTGGACGTCGTTATCCCTGTTCCCGACACTTCGCGAGTTGCTGCCCTGCAACTCGCTCAACATCTCAACATCCCATACAGAGAGGGTTTCGTGAAGAATCGATATGTGGGAAGGACTTTCATCATGCCTGGACAGACTCAACG ACGAAAGAACGTCAGGAGAAAGCTCAACGCTATGCCTATGGAGTTCGCCGACAAGGTTGTCATGCTGGTTGATG ACTCCATCGTGCGAGGTACAACCTCAAAGGAGATTGTCCAAATGGCCAGAGAAGTCGGCGCAAGGAAGATCATCTTTGCCTCGTGTGCACCTCCCATTCG ATACTCTAACGTCTACGGTATCGACATGCCCTCGCGACATGAGTTGGTCGCTCATGACCGAACTCCTGAGGAGATTGCCGATCACATTGGTGCCGAtcttgtcatcttccaaaCATTGGATGATCTCGTGAAATCATGTAACAGTTTCAACCCTGCTATCAAGCAGTTTGATTGTTCCGTCTTTACTGGCGAGTATGTCACTGGAGGTGTGGATAATCGATATTTGGACCATATCGAAAGGTTGAGGAACGATAAGGccaaggcgaagaagacacaCCAGGCAGTTGAGCAATTAGAGGCGCAAGAAGCAGGGTGCAGTGGGCCTATGA ATGGTTCCGACTCACTGATCGGTATCACAAGGAATGACTCCATCATGGGTCTAGCGAACCATTCACCTAAAGTCGGTCCCACTTCTATGCCCTCACCCAATGACACGGTGGGCTTGCATAACTCTTGGTACGGGCAATAG